TAATTAACTTACAGACAAGTCAGCTGTCGTATCCTGGGTCTCTCAATCTTGGAATCGCAGATGCGGATCTTAGATCGCCCGGCCAGAGTATTCTTTCCGGAAACAAAGTTCTTACAACCTGGGAACAAACAAACGGAACCCAAAGAACCATCTGGGGTAGAATCAGCGACGTTAGCTCCTTTACGTTAGATGGTCAAAAAGAATTCCAATTAAGCACAACCAATGAAGGAATTCAATTTAACCCTACTGCAACTATCAATTCTGGATCGAACCTAGGCCTCGTCACCTGGGTTTCTCAAGATAAAACGCAGCAAAGAATCCGAGGTGCGAAGATCGATTTAGCAAATCCAGGCGCTCTACAATACGGACTCAATAATTTCTTCGTAGCTCCTTTGATCGAAAGAGATTATACCGTTCGCGCCAAAATCAAATATTGATCTCGATATAAAAATAGAGATTCATAGATGAAAGGTCGAACAATCGCGGTCATGCTTATGACCGCATTCTTTCTTACAACCTCCTGTATGTTTTTAGGAGGCAAAAGCAAAAGTAACAACTGGTTCTGGGCAATATTAGGAATTCCGAATGGAGCCGGCTTTCCGTCTTCTGGCTCCGGACCGGGACCGGGTTCGGCCCCAGCTCCCGAAGGAAGCGATCTTTTTTCTATTTCTACGAACTACAGCAGTGCCATCGACGATCCGGACACCAAAGCCGATCCGCTTGCTGGCGCTGCGTTCATTGCTCCTCCCGAACCAAATCACTATGGTGGTGTTTCTCTCTCCTACCCGATTCACACTCCTTCGGGAAGAGCAGGAGTGGAGCCAAAGTTAACTCTTTCTTATTCTTCCACCGGCGGAGATGGATGGGTGGGTGTGGGTTGGAATCTCGGGTTGGGGTCGATCACTCGAACTCCCGAGTATGGAGCCTTGTATTACGATTCTCGAGATTCCTTTACTTGGAATGGAACTAGGCTTGTAAAAGTCGCAGGTGGAACAACCAACGAGAACGGAACGTATCGACCCGAGATTACCGGAGAGGACTTAGTCGTATTACGTTTGAGTAATATTGAAAGCGGAGGAATTTGGGAAGTTCTGGATTCTTCCGGAACAAAAACGATTTTCGGGGAAGCCGCTTCGAGTAGAATCTACAATCCTTCCACTCCAAATCAGACGTACAGTTGGTATCTTTCCAAAACCGAGGACAGAAACGGAAACTATCTCCAAGTCGCTTACGATACATCCGAATATTATGATAAACGAAACCTCTATCTCAAAGAAATTCGTTATACGGGTAACTCTAAGAGCGGAGCTGCGGCGCGTCAGTATGTAAAATTTATTACCAGACAAAGGGACGACTTCTACGTTTCCAACGCTCCCGGATTCTTAATGGAGATGGATAAGGTTTTAGAAAGAATCGAAGTGGGTTGGGACGGAGGCGGGAAACTCTGGGATTATACCCCCGTCTACGAAACCTCTGATGATTCCGGAAGACCGAGACTCAAGACGATTCAATCCAGTCGTCATACGACTCAACCCGAATTTCAATATCAATCTTCCAGTCGCCTTCTTACCTGGCAGAATGTTGTGAATCAAGCTTCTTCGGAAGCTGAAGATTCTCCCGAATCCACTCAATACTTCGAGGGAGATTTTAACGGGGACGGAATCTCCGACATGCTCTTTTTTAATCCGAAGTCCGGTAATTGGAAAGCCGCAGAAGGAAGAAAGGAAGGCGGTTATAATTTTAAGATCTACGCGAATCGTTATCAAGGTTATAATAGCGATGAAAAGATTCGGTTCTTTAAAGGGAACGTTAGCGGCGATTACAACGGAGACGGACGTTCCGATATCGCATTCTATCTTCCTGAAACCAGAGACTTTATCGTAGCGGAACACGACGGACGTGTCTTTCAATTCAAGTCTTACGGACGTTTGATGGCCGGCGTTCCGGACATCTTTCGTATGGAATGGTTTCCCGGCGACTACGATGGAAACGGTCTTTCCGATTCCGTTCTCTTTGACGAGCCTACGGGTCAATGGACTTTGATGCTCAACAAAGGTGGCAGTTTTGAATTCCTTCGTTTCGCTAAAAAATTTCAGAACGTTTTTCGAGGTGATTATTCTCCGGATGGAAACTTAGACAGCGCTTCCACAAACGATTCTTCTAAGCCAGGAAAGGATCGCGACAAAATTAACTTTCTTGTCGGCGATTACAACGGAGACGGAAGAACCGATATCTCTCTCTACGATTCGAGATCAGGAAGATGGCTCGTAGGCGAGAACTATCGCAACGACAACAAAACCGATCCCATCTATTTTAAGATGCAATGGAAGTTGTATAAGGTTTTTACGACTCCGGAACAAGCAATCTTCACTCACGATCGATTCTCCGGAGATTTTAACGGCGACGGCTTTTCGGATTTTTTACTTTTCGATCGTAGCTCCGGACAATGGACGTTAGGCGAAACCGGAAACGGAACGATCAATTTTAGAATCTGGTCGTCGACTCCTCAGTTTAAACCGATCACCCGTTGGCTCCAAGGAGATTTTAACGGCGACGGTAGAACCGATATCGGATTTTTCTCCGCAAACGACGGAAAGTTTTGGATCGGAGAATCCACATTAAACGGATTTCGTTATAAAATCTACAGCGACATGAGCTACGGTCCGGATCAGGACCGAATTATGAAAACGCCTCTTCCTAAGGACGAGGTCAAACTGGAACAAGCGACCGCGAATTTTACGGCGGCTTCCGCTTCGAAAGCAATCTTACTCAAATATAAATATGATGGAAATCTAAACTCTTCGAGAGGAGAACTCGTGTTCCCGGGTTGTTTTACCGTGGACGATTGTTCTTCTTCTCCCGAACTTCTGATCTATGATCGTAAGGCGAATGTCTTTGATCTGAAACAAGGAAATTCTTTTACCGAAAGAGTAAATACTTCTCTAAATCCTGAAACTTCGGGTGTTACGATTCTTTTTGGCGGAAAACCGGATCGTTATACGAATACTACTAAGGATGAAGTTCTTTTCCATAAAAAACAGGGAAACGCAAATCACCTTTTTGTTTTAAAGAATACGAGCGGAACCGCATTCGATGTTTCTAATTTAGCTTCTTTCTCCGATACGGACGTCACGAAATTCGACCCGTTAAACAGCGGTTATGTGGTCGATCATTTCGAGACGAACTCCTCTCAATCCGCTCTGATTTTGGATGATCAGACTTCTTCCGGAAGTGCAAGGTTTGTTCTCACCGGACTTGGTGGAACGAAAATTCTTACTCCAAGCGGCGATCTTTCTTCGACCGATCTCAACGATCTTTTCCAGGCTGGGACGAGCGAAAATCGTCAACGTAGAAAAGAATTTAGTTTATTCTCAGGAAAATTTACTACGACTCAGGCGCAACTCGCGCTTGTGGACAGAAGAACCACGGTTCACAAATGGTATCTTGGAACGATCAGCGGAACTCAGATTCAGTTCAAACGTTTGAGCGGTGACATCCCTCTTCCCATTACAACTTCCGATTACAATTCCGCGAGCACGGCGGGGATTCAATACGCGCTGACTTCGGACTCATCGATTGTATTCGGAAAGACCCTCGATAACGGCACTTCGTTTTACAAAATAAAAATTAATGCGACTACGGTTTCGCGTTCCCTTTACAACGCGGGAACAATCGGATTTAGCGATCGATTCGATAACAACGGAAACCCGATCATCATCGGAAGCGGTGACGATAAGATTTACGATCTTGCGCAGAGTAAAATTTCCTCTCTTCCGTCTAACGTGCTCGTCAAAACCTTGGAAAGACCGGACCTCATCGCGCAAGTCTATGTCTTTCAGTGGATCCAAGGCGATTACAACGGAGACGGACTGACCGATATCGGGATCTTTCATCTCAAGGAACCGACTTGGTATTTCGCGCTCTCCACGGGTGTTGTTCCCGACGTGATCGAAAAGGTAAAGAATGGAATCGGAGGCTTTTACGAATTCACATACGAACATTCCACAAAGTTCGACAATACCGGAGACGACGATATCCCGGATCTTCCCACGAGTTATAGAGTTTGCACATCGATTACGTTAGACGATGGATTCTCCAATCGTGTAACCAAAGATTACGAATACAAAAACGGTTTTGCTTTCTCTTCGTTTATCAACGGAAAAAAAGAAACCGACTTTTTCGGTTTCTCCGAATTCACCGTTAAAGAAGCTTACGGCGCGAGAACGATTCATACGTATTATACAAATCCCTACTCCGATTTTATGCAGAACCGCGCGCTTGGCGGAGCTGAAAAAGAAACAAAGATCATCGGAAATGATAATAGAGAATACGGAAACATTCTAAACACATACGAGATCAAGCAGATCAGCACGACTCCAGGCGCGATCAGCTACATGGCCCAAACTACAAAGATCGAAAAGTTTATGAATGGCTCTCGCACGAGCACACAGAGTTTTGATACGATCTTGGACGGTTATAAGATCGGCAGAAAGACCGACAGCACAACCGATCATTTCAGCGACGGAGCCCATTCTTCCGTTACGATTTCGAATATTACGGATTTTGAAACCGATGACACGAGCAACCAAAGAAGAGCGACTCGTCAGGTTTCTTTCTCGGGAAGTGTTCACGAAACGATTTCCATTCTTTCCTATGATATCCGCGGGAATCTAAACAAGAACGTTGCGACTTATACCGGAGGAGGTCTTCCTGCGGTCAGCGCCAAAACATTAGAATATGATTATGATACCTACGGGAATCCGACTCTTGAAAAAGATTCGAGCGGAAGTCCGAGCAGAGGAACTTCTTATTCTTATGACAACGAACTCAATCAATTTATAACGCAGAAAGTTTCGTTCGGTGGTTCTCTTCAGTTCGCAACTCAACACAAGATCGATTACGGGTCAGCATTCGGTTCCGACTCGGAAGAAACCGATGCAAACGGAAACAAAAGTTATTTTGAATATGATTCTTATGGAAGATTGGTACGTTCAAGCGCGGATACGGACGACGGAACAAGAACGATCACAAATCATTCTTATGATGTTTCCTTTCCTCTGAGCGCAAAGACGGTTCTTCCATCGGGAACAAGCGACCCTGACTTCGCTTCAAGAACCTACGCTGACGGAATGGGAAGAGCGATCTACTCAGTCAAAACAGCGTCTAACGGAAATTATACGATCACGGGTAGACTTGTCTACGACGGAAACGGAAAATTAATCCGAAAAGGTCAGTCCAACTGGGCCTCTTCCGGCGAAATCGACAAGTTTGTCCTTCATCTGGAAGAACGCAATCCTACGAGTTTTGAATATGATCCGATCGGAAGAATCAAAAAGACCACGATGCCGACCGCGGAAGGGGAAACGTCTCCGACGACGATCGTTACCAATTACAACGATCCGTTTGAGAGCACGGAAAATCACAGCAGCGGTCAGAGCAAAAGAATCGTTAAGGACGGAAGAGGACAGATTCTTTATGTCGAAGACTTTGCCTCCGATGGAACGCAGGCAAAAATCGGTTTCTGTTACGATCTCGCGGGTCACAGAACAAAGAAGTCCGATTTAAACGACGGTTCTCCTCTTTCTTGTTCGAACATCGCGAGCGGAGTTTCCGTAAAAGACACTTCGGGTAAGAATCAAGCCTTCTGGTTGTATGACGCTTTTGGAAGACTGCGTCAAGACAGCGATCCCGATCTTGGTGTGGGAAGCTTTTCGTATAACAATTTCGGGGATCTCACTTCAAGCACGAACGCGAGAGGAATCACCACAACTCTTCAGTATGACGCGATCGGAAGAATCAATGTGAAACAGATTCCGGAAGGAGACATTCATTATACATACGATTCTTATGCGGGAAGCGAGAACTCACAAGGAAAGATCGTTCGGATCGAGGACGGGGTTCAGAACAAAACCTTTAGCTATGACAAGTTAGGAAGGGTTAAAAAAGAAACTCGGATGATTTTGAGTTTTCCGATTCCCGAAACACAAGGTCCGTATATTACGGAAACGAAATATGACCTTTTGGGTCGAGTTTCCAAAATCGATTATCCGGAACATCCGATCTCTCACGGAAGAATGCGCGCTTGTTACGAATACGGAACTGCCGGTTATATCGCCGGGATTTCCATCCAAGTCAATACGAACGGAATTCTTCCCGGATTTTGCAACAAGGATCTCGTAGAGAATATCACTTACAACGAATTCGGTCAGACAGCGGGATTTACTCTCGGGAACGGAATTACAACCGCATACAGCTACGATATCAAAGGGAGAATGGTGCGTCTTCATTCTTCCGGAGACGTGGACGGAAGCGCAAAAGTTTTGCAGGATGCGGTTTATGCGTTTAACAGCAAAAACAATATTACGAATATCACAAATACTTCCACGGACTACAACGTTCAGTATAATTATGACTACGACGGACTTGGTCGCTTAACAAACGCGATCGGAAGTTACGTCGAGACTTCGGATAATCTTACCAAACAATTCAGACAGAGCTATTCTTACGCGAAAAACGGAAACCTAACCGCAAAACGTATTCATGATCCGAGCAACGGAAGCATAACGGACGAGTGGAGTTATCAATACGAGAACCACCAGGCTCTTAAAATCGATTCGAGCAAAACCGGAAACGATACTTTAACGATGCAATACGACGCGAGTGGAAACCTCACTCGTCAGAGAGACAACGCAAAAGACTTAACGAAAAAGATCAATATCGATTCTCAAGACAGAATCACTCAGATCCAAGACGCAAACAATGCGGTCCAAGGAAAATACTGGTATGACGAAGGCGGATTTCGTGTTCGTAAAAGTTCCCTCCAACAAAAGAACAATCAATTTACAAACGTAGAGATTCTTTATCCAAGCAAGTTCTACGGACTCGAATACATCGAGAGCGAGAATATCGTAACTTCCGTTAACAACGTATATCTCAACGGAATCAGAATCGCCGCCATCACAGAAAACGGAGCCCTCGCCTACTACTTGACCGATCAAGTGGATTCCGTCTCACACGTATTAGACGATGATGCGAACACTCTCTCCAAGATGCAATACCAACCCTATGGAGAAACCTTTGTCCACAAGGGCGATACGGACTTTGCACCCAAATACAACTCGCAGGAGTTAGACAGAGAATCCGGGTTTTACTTTTACAACGCTCGTTATTACGATCCGGGGATCGCTCGATTTACAAGCGCGGACACGGTCATTGATGGGGAGTGGGACACACAAGGTTGGAATCGATTTTCGTATGTGAAGGGAAATCCGATTGGGGCGAAGGATCCGACGGGGCATTGTACAAGCCCCATGTCAACTGTGCCTTGCAAAAGACCGCTGGAAACTGGGCCGCCCGGCGGAGCGGTTGGGGCAGGAAGATCCTCTTCAAATTCAAATGGTGGATATTCTGGCGGACTTGGAGCTGCGGCTACGGGGCTTTTAGCTAATTTATTAGGTTCAAGTAAAGATAAGCCAAGTCTTCCTGACAAACCGCGAAGCACGTCTGTAACTCCTAATGACGCTAAGGAGATGGGGAAAGCTGGTCTTGATCCGCTTAATAAAAATGATATTAAGAATTTTCTTGGTCAAGGTAGCAAAAGTGGAGCGACACATGGAGGGAATTCCGGGACAAAAAATCATGAAAACACGTCTCCCTTTGAAGCAAAAAATGCTTCGACAACATCTGGCTATCGCTATGTGACGGAAGGGGAAATCCAGGCAATTAAAGATACAGGTTTTCTACGAGGGGGAAATCCCGGGAAGACATATTTTACAAAGGACTTATACAGGTCTGGAGCAAAAGCACAGGAAAGACTTTCATTAGAAAAAAAACCTACCCATAGAGTCGAATTTGAAATTCTCAATGATCCGAAATATAGAAAATATAGCACAAAAGTAGATCCCGACTATGGACAACCGGGTAAAGGATCAGAATTTATGTCAACGGATCCCGTAAAAGTTAAATTTATCAACTCTCAACCGTTAAAGTAAAATCATGAAGGAAAAAAAGTATTACATCTCAGTCGCAGAACCGTGGGATTTTGTGGGGCCTGACGGAAAAAATATAATTAAAGGAGATATATTAAAGATTATTGATAATAACTGTGTACTTTTTCAAACTAATCATATCTTAAATTTTGAAGATGTAGGCGGAGATATTTTAGTTTTATCATCGCGATACAGAAAAAACGATCATTTTATTAATGGTACAAAAGGCTTAGATTGGACGATAAATGTAGGACTACTTCTTACTAAAGAATACGAAGATATGAATGAATCAGCATTAAAAAGTCATTCTAAATTTATTATAATTGGCAGTCTTATTGAAGATCCTGAGCCCAAATCTCACCAAAACTAAATTCGCAAACCACGCTCATTAAAAACAATTTTCTTCAACTAAGAGAAATCCGAAAGAAGAGAAGAAACATTTGGATCCTCGATACGCGGTAGGGATCGATGCGGGGTTAAGAAATTGCTGATCCAATAAAGATTCCTTCTTCAAAAAAAACCTCAATTTCTTAACCGAAGCGGAGAGCCCGGTCCGAGCGTAAGCGAGGAACCGCCCAACCCAACCAATTTACAAACGTAGAGATTCTTTATCCAAGCAAGTTCTACGGACTCGAATACATCGAGAGCGAAAATATCGTAACGTCCGTTAACAACGTATATCTCAACGGAATCAGAATCGCCGCCGTCGCTGAAAACGGAGCCCTCGCCTACTACTTAACCGATCAAGTGGATTCCGTCTCACACGTGTTAGACGATGATGCAAACACCCTCTCCAAGATGCAATACCAACCCTATGGAGAAACCTTTGTCCACAAGGGTGATACGGACTTTGCACCCAAATACAACTCGCAGGAGTTAGACAGAGAATCCGGGTTTTACTTTTACAACGCTCGTTATTACGATCCGGGGATCGCAAGGTTTACCAGTGCGGACACGGTCATCGATGGGGAGTGGGACACACAAGGTTGGAATCGGTTCTCGTATGTGAAGGGAAATCCGATTGGGGCGAAGGATCCGACGGGGCACGATGTCGCTCCTAAGAATACGGGTCAAAAATCGGCTAATTCACCACTTACTACAAATAGTAACGGTGTAGAATCTTGCAGTATTCCTGCCGCTTATTTATCAAAAAATGGCGTTAACCATAAAAATTATTCATTGAAAACTCCAAATAAAATTGCTGAGTTCCAGAATGCACCGAAAAAAGGCGATAACACTAGAACGAAGCTTCGAATTGCATCGGTCAGCGCTGAAGGAACATTCGGACCAGGAGCAGTCTTGGAGGCTGGGATTTGGACAGAAAATACATTGAATGACGATGGTTCCTTGAAACGAAAGCGAGGCGGTTTATTCTACTCAATTTCACCTACTAAAGGAACCGCTGCAGGAGTTAGCAGAAATATGTATCAAGTCAATGATTCAAAAGAAAACTTTTTAGATGGTAACAAGCCTTACAGAACTTACGTCAGATCCGCAGGCCCTGGCTCTTTAATAACCGTCGAAGATATGAGCGATCCGAAAAATCCAAAAGTAAATGGTGGAGGAGTTGGAATTGGATTAAACGTTCCGCTAACTCTTAAACATGATTTCGGAACACCTTACGGCTTAGGGGTATCATATTCGGTTAATAACTCAAAGGCCATGGCAAAGAATGGACCGAGCTGGTCCAACATTGGAAAAGTAATAAAAACCTATGACGAAAGACAATAAAAAGAAAAGTCGCTTGATTTTGGTATTTGTATATTTCTTCCTAATCGTCTTTACTTGTAAATTTGATAGGTGGGTGGCAAATGATAAAACCATTCTTTTTCTGCCAGGTCTTTACTGTTTTTATAACTTTGACAAGTTCACGATTAAAGAAAGTTCAACTTCCGCATTATGCCCTGACATTAAAGATTTTGCCTACGAGCCAGAATATCATATGTTTTATTTTGAGCCCGCTGAAAGTGCTTGGATATTTTTTCCAAAAATTCACGCTTTAGACAAAAAAAAAATAATCGCATATGGCTTATCCCCTGTATTCGCAGTTATTTTTTTTCTCTTAGCTTATTTCAGTTGGGCTAAGTTTATTGACAGGAAATAATTTTAAAAAACA
This is a stretch of genomic DNA from Leptospira tipperaryensis. It encodes these proteins:
- a CDS encoding SpvB/TcaC N-terminal domain-containing protein is translated as MLMTAFFLTTSCMFLGGKSKSNNWFWAILGIPNGAGFPSSGSGPGPGSAPAPEGSDLFSISTNYSSAIDDPDTKADPLAGAAFIAPPEPNHYGGVSLSYPIHTPSGRAGVEPKLTLSYSSTGGDGWVGVGWNLGLGSITRTPEYGALYYDSRDSFTWNGTRLVKVAGGTTNENGTYRPEITGEDLVVLRLSNIESGGIWEVLDSSGTKTIFGEAASSRIYNPSTPNQTYSWYLSKTEDRNGNYLQVAYDTSEYYDKRNLYLKEIRYTGNSKSGAAARQYVKFITRQRDDFYVSNAPGFLMEMDKVLERIEVGWDGGGKLWDYTPVYETSDDSGRPRLKTIQSSRHTTQPEFQYQSSSRLLTWQNVVNQASSEAEDSPESTQYFEGDFNGDGISDMLFFNPKSGNWKAAEGRKEGGYNFKIYANRYQGYNSDEKIRFFKGNVSGDYNGDGRSDIAFYLPETRDFIVAEHDGRVFQFKSYGRLMAGVPDIFRMEWFPGDYDGNGLSDSVLFDEPTGQWTLMLNKGGSFEFLRFAKKFQNVFRGDYSPDGNLDSASTNDSSKPGKDRDKINFLVGDYNGDGRTDISLYDSRSGRWLVGENYRNDNKTDPIYFKMQWKLYKVFTTPEQAIFTHDRFSGDFNGDGFSDFLLFDRSSGQWTLGETGNGTINFRIWSSTPQFKPITRWLQGDFNGDGRTDIGFFSANDGKFWIGESTLNGFRYKIYSDMSYGPDQDRIMKTPLPKDEVKLEQATANFTAASASKAILLKYKYDGNLNSSRGELVFPGCFTVDDCSSSPELLIYDRKANVFDLKQGNSFTERVNTSLNPETSGVTILFGGKPDRYTNTTKDEVLFHKKQGNANHLFVLKNTSGTAFDVSNLASFSDTDVTKFDPLNSGYVVDHFETNSSQSALILDDQTSSGSARFVLTGLGGTKILTPSGDLSSTDLNDLFQAGTSENRQRRKEFSLFSGKFTTTQAQLALVDRRTTVHKWYLGTISGTQIQFKRLSGDIPLPITTSDYNSASTAGIQYALTSDSSIVFGKTLDNGTSFYKIKINATTVSRSLYNAGTIGFSDRFDNNGNPIIIGSGDDKIYDLAQSKISSLPSNVLVKTLERPDLIAQVYVFQWIQGDYNGDGLTDIGIFHLKEPTWYFALSTGVVPDVIEKVKNGIGGFYEFTYEHSTKFDNTGDDDIPDLPTSYRVCTSITLDDGFSNRVTKDYEYKNGFAFSSFINGKKETDFFGFSEFTVKEAYGARTIHTYYTNPYSDFMQNRALGGAEKETKIIGNDNREYGNILNTYEIKQISTTPGAISYMAQTTKIEKFMNGSRTSTQSFDTILDGYKIGRKTDSTTDHFSDGAHSSVTISNITDFETDDTSNQRRATRQVSFSGSVHETISILSYDIRGNLNKNVATYTGGGLPAVSAKTLEYDYDTYGNPTLEKDSSGSPSRGTSYSYDNELNQFITQKVSFGGSLQFATQHKIDYGSAFGSDSEETDANGNKSYFEYDSYGRLVRSSADTDDGTRTITNHSYDVSFPLSAKTVLPSGTSDPDFASRTYADGMGRAIYSVKTASNGNYTITGRLVYDGNGKLIRKGQSNWASSGEIDKFVLHLEERNPTSFEYDPIGRIKKTTMPTAEGETSPTTIVTNYNDPFESTENHSSGQSKRIVKDGRGQILYVEDFASDGTQAKIGFCYDLAGHRTKKSDLNDGSPLSCSNIASGVSVKDTSGKNQAFWLYDAFGRLRQDSDPDLGVGSFSYNNFGDLTSSTNARGITTTLQYDAIGRINVKQIPEGDIHYTYDSYAGSENSQGKIVRIEDGVQNKTFSYDKLGRVKKETRMILSFPIPETQGPYITETKYDLLGRVSKIDYPEHPISHGRMRACYEYGTAGYIAGISIQVNTNGILPGFCNKDLVENITYNEFGQTAGFTLGNGITTAYSYDIKGRMVRLHSSGDVDGSAKVLQDAVYAFNSKNNITNITNTSTDYNVQYNYDYDGLGRLTNAIGSYVETSDNLTKQFRQSYSYAKNGNLTAKRIHDPSNGSITDEWSYQYENHQALKIDSSKTGNDTLTMQYDASGNLTRQRDNAKDLTKKINIDSQDRITQIQDANNAVQGKYWYDEGGFRVRKSSLQQKNNQFTNVEILYPSKFYGLEYIESENIVTSVNNVYLNGIRIAAITENGALAYYLTDQVDSVSHVLDDDANTLSKMQYQPYGETFVHKGDTDFAPKYNSQELDRESGFYFYNARYYDPGIARFTSADTVIDGEWDTQGWNRFSYVKGNPIGAKDPTGHCTSPMSTVPCKRPLETGPPGGAVGAGRSSSNSNGGYSGGLGAAATGLLANLLGSSKDKPSLPDKPRSTSVTPNDAKEMGKAGLDPLNKNDIKNFLGQGSKSGATHGGNSGTKNHENTSPFEAKNASTTSGYRYVTEGEIQAIKDTGFLRGGNPGKTYFTKDLYRSGAKAQERLSLEKKPTHRVEFEILNDPKYRKYSTKVDPDYGQPGKGSEFMSTDPVKVKFINSQPLK